A region of the Candidatus Eisenbacteria bacterium genome:
TCGGACGAGTAGTGGTTGCTGAAGAAGCAGCCGTCGATCGCCTTGCCTCCGATCTCGGTGAGCTTGGGCGAGTCCCAGCCGTCCCCTCCGAGGAGCGGGACCGTGATCCCCAGATCGCGGGCCTGCCTCGCGATGAGCCCCACGTCGGTGTAGTAGCCGGGCGCGAAGATCGCCTGCGGTCGCGTGGCGAGGATCGCCGTCAGCGGGGCGCGGAAATCGACATCCCCCTGCTGGTAGCTCTCATCGGCGCAGATCGTCCCTCCCAGCGACTCGAATGTCTGCCGAAAGACGCCGGCCAGGCCGATCGAGTAGTCGCTCCTCAAGTCGCGCAGGATCCCCACGCGCGTGAGACCGAGCGACTGGAACGCGAACTTCGCCATCACCGCTCCCTGGAAGGGATCGATGAAACAGACGCGGAAGATGAAGTCGCCGACCTCCGTGACCTTCTCGTTCGTCGAGGAGGGGGAGATCATCGGAACGCCCGCCTTCTGGCAGATCGGCGCCCCCGCGAGCGAGTTCGAGCTCGCCACTTCGCCCAGAACCGCGATCACCTGATCCTGGCTCACGAGCTTGTTGACAGCGGTCGCGGCCTCCTCGGGTTTCCCCTGGTCGTCCTCGGTGACGACGCGAAGCATAGTTCCGCCGACGCCCCCCGCCTCGTTCGCGTGACGGATTGCGAGGGCGATCCCCTTGTTCGTCGACTTGCCGAAGGTCGCGGTCGGACCGGTGAGAGAGCCATACTCGCCGATCACCAGATCTCCGCCCTTCTGGCCGCACGCGAGCGGCCCGAGGACGATCCCGAGCAGAAGAAACCCACCGAGCAACCGCTTCATCGTCTCCTCCCCCCCACCGGTTTGCCGGAGGCAAGAATCCTCTAACTTGTTGGGAAAGCTGCCGTAACCTACCACGCCACCATCCGGCGGTCAAGCCATAAACGATTCAGGGGCCTCGACCGCGTCAAAGCGGGAGAAGAGCATCGAGTGGGTCGCCCTCCCCTGGCTCGAGGAGCGAAGGTCTGTCGCGTACCCGAACATCCGGGAAAGGGGGGCCTCGGCGGTCAGGATGTGCACATCGCCGCGGAGTTGCGTCCCCAGGAGCCGCCCCCCCCGGGCGGCGATCAAGTTGACCACATTGCCGACGAACTCCTTCGGCACGAGGATCTCGAGCTGCATGATCGGCTCGAGGAGGATCGGCTCGCCCCGCCGGCATCCATCGCGGAAGGCCGAGAGCGTCGCTGACCGGAACGCCAGCTCGGACGAGTAGGCCTCGTGCGAGGAGCCGTCCATCAGCTCGACCTGGACATCGGTGATCGGGTAGCCCCACTGGATGCCCGATTCGGCGGCGTCGGTGACAGCCCGCTCAATCGCCCTTTGGTAGATCTCGGGGATCCGCTCGTCGGGCAGCGCCCAGAAGAAGCGGAGCCCGGTCCCGCGGGGACGAGGCACGATCGACAGGACGACGCGGCCGTAATGCTCCCGTCCGCCGGTGGCGCGATCGAAGAGCCCCTCGCTCTGGACCGATCGGCGGATCGTCTCCCGATAGGTCACCTGGGGCCGACCGAGGCGGACCTTGAGATTGAACTCGCTGTTGAGCCTCTCCTCCAGGATCTCGAGGTGCAGCTCTCCCATGCCCGAGATGAGCCTCTGTCCTGTGTTCTCGTCGAAGCGGACTCTGAAGGTCGGATCATCCCCGGCCAGCTTGGCGAGGGCGTGGGCGATCTTCTCCTCGTCGCCGGCTTCGCGGGCCTCCAGCGCAGCCGAGACGACCGGTTCCGGGAAGTCCATCGCCTCGAGGACGAGGGGATGCCCGCGGTCGGTCAACGTCTCGCCCGTCGAGGTCAGCTTCAATCCCGTCGCCGCGACGATGTCCCCGGCCGAGGCCTCATCGAGCCTCTGCCGCTTGGCGGCGTACATCCTGAAGAGGCGGGCGACGCGCTCCCCCTCGCCGCGCGCCCCGTTCCAGACTTCCTGCCCCTCCGCGAGCCGTCCCGAATAGACACGCAGGTAGGAGAGCCGCCCCCGATCCCGCTCCGTCGCCGTCTTGAAGACGAGGGCGCAGAGCGGCCCGGCCGGATCGGCGGAGCGGTCCTCCACTCGGCCGTCCCCCGGGACCGTGCCGCGGGCGGGGAGAACCTCTCTCGGGGAAGGGAGAAGGTCGACGATCGCGTCGAGCACGGGCTGGATCCCCTTGTTTCTAAGGGCCGCCCCTGCGAGGACGGGGACCAGGCGCTGGCGGATCGTCGCCGCGCGCAGGACGGGTATCACTTCCGCGCTCGAGAGCTCCGCGCCGTCGAGGACGCGCTCGAGAAGCCGCTCGTCCTCGGTGGCGAGAGTCTCGAAGAGCTGTCCTCTGTAGTACTCGAGCCGCCCCTTCTCCGACTCGGGGCACGGCAGGCGGTCGAATCCCGCCCCGCCATCCTCGGACTTCCATCGGATCAGGTCTCCGCTCAGGACATCGACGACCCCATCGAAGAGATCCTCCGCCCCCACGGGAAAGTTGAGCGCCACCGGAACCGCCCCGAGCTTCTCGCGGATGTCCTTCAGAACCGCCTCGAAGTCCGCCCCGGCACGGTCCATCTTGTTGACGAAGACGATCCTCGGAACGCGGTAGCGGTCCGCCTGCCGCCAGACGACTTCCGACTGCGGCTCGACCCCGCCGCGGGCGTCGAGGACGGCCACAGCTCCGTCGAGGACGCGCAGGGAACGCTCGACCTCCGCTGTGAAGTCGACGTGGCCGGGCGTGTCGATGATGTTGATCTGGTGATCGCGCCACGAGCAGGTGATGGCGGCGCTCGTGATCGTGATGCCGCGCTCCCGCTCCTGCTCCATCCAGTCGGTCTGCGTCGTCCCGTCGTCGACGTCGCCGATCTGGTGCGTGACTCCGGTGTAGAAGAGGATCCGCTCGGTCGTCGTCGTCTTGCCCGCGTCGATGTGGGCGATGATGCCGATGTTGCGGATCAGAGATAGTGCGTCCTGTTGCTGCATATAGCGCTCCGTGCGAGAGGGTGACGGAGCGACAGCGGACTGTCAAGCGCGTCCAGCGGGACTAGAAGGTGTACTTTCCGAAGTCCTTGGGATTGAGGTTCTCGATGAAGCGCCGCAGTTCCTCCGCCCTTTGCTCGTCGCTCTGCTCCGGCGCCTTCGCGGGCCCCTCCGTCTGGATCAGGCGGTCGAGCTCATCGGTCAGGAGCTCCTCAGCGGCGTAGATCTTCGCCTTCGCCTTAAGCGCGAGGGCGATCGAGTCGCTGGGCCGCGCATCGATGCTCAGGACCTGCCCCTGCTGCCCTTCGATCGTGATCTTGGCGAAGAACGTGTTCTGCTTCAGGTCGCAGATCTCGACCCTCCGCACTTTCGCCTGCAGGCCCTTGAGCACGCTCAGAAGCAGATCGTGCGTGAGGGGACGCTGGAACTTCTTCCCCGCCACCTCCATCGCGATCGCGCTCGCCTCGGGAGGCCCGATCCAGATCGGCAGCCTCCGCGACCCGTCGAGGGTCTGGAGGATCACGACGGGGTACTGGTTCTTCTCGTCGATGGCGAGACTCAGAACTTCCACCTCGACCATGGCAATCCTCGCAAACTGGCGCCCGCTCAGGGAGCCCCGGCGCGGCTGCGGATCGATCCCAACTCCCTTGGATCGGGATTCGGCTTGTCCATATTCTCAATCATCCATCGCGCGGATGCCGCGAGGTCATGGTCCGGGTAGTCTCGCAGGAATGCCTCGAACGCCTCGCGCGCCTTGCGGTACTCCCTCTGCTCGTCCGCCCGCACGAAACCCACCATGAACTGCGCTTGCGGAGCGCGCGGGCTGTCGCCGTAGCGCCGGACGACCTCCTCATAGTATCCGACCTTCACGGCCGGATCGGTCTCCTGCTGGGCCCCGGCGAACAGATCGTCCTCCGAGAGCAGCGTGCGCGCGTAGCGCGCCCAGTTGTCGGCCATGAGCTCGACGCCGTAGTCCTTCTTGAGCCGGGCCATGAGGGCGTCGTAGAGCTCGTTGTGCTTGCGGGTCTGGACGCGCCTGAGGATCTGCCCGCGCACCTCCGCATCGAGAGAGCGGGGCTGAACCTCGGTGCGGTCGATCGCATAGATGACCGACCACTGCTCCCCCACCGGGACCGGTTCGCTGACCTCCCCCTTCTTGAGCTGGACGGCGGCGGCGTTGATCGCGGGGACCACCCCGAGGTGTCCGGCCCCCGAGGTGGCGGTCACCCAGCCGAGGACTCCGCCGTTTCTCTTGGACGGCTCATCGACCGACATCTCCCGGGCGACGGCGCCCACCGACTCTCCTCGCAGGACCCTCGCCCGGGCACGCTCCGCGTCCGCCTTCGTCCTGGCGAGCACGTGGGCGATCTGCACGCGCACGGGGATCTTGAAATCCCCCTGGTTCTGCTCGAAGTAGCTCTGGATCTCCTCCTCGGTCGGGACTTCCTTGTCGCGCACTTCCTTCTGCATCACTCTCTCGGCCAGCACGTAGCGTCTCGAGAGCTCCAGGATGTCCTTGAACTCCTGTTCCTTCTGCAGGCCTTTCCGTTCTCCGAAGGCGACCAGGGCAAGCTGATCGATCGCGTCCTCGAAGATCTCCCGGTGCTGCTTGACGGTCCCGAATCCCATTCCCTCGCCCACCGCTCGAAACTGCCAGTGGATCTTCTTCTTCATGTCCGAGACCGTGAACTCCCTTCCCGCGACCTTGCCGAGGACGAGATCGTCGATCTCCTGGTCAGCCGATTCGCGCGGGGACGGGGAGCTCGCGCAACGCACGCCGCCCAGGATCGCGCAGGCGCCGAAGAGGCAACCCAGCGCGAAAGGAAGCATGCCTCGCCCCACCCTGGGGCCGATGATCGTGCCGAGTCTTCGCATGAGGCTAGGCGAGTCCCTCCTTCTTGACCCAGACGCGAACCTTCGCCTCGACGTCGGGATGGAGCTTCACCCGGACGTTGTAGGCGCCGAGGGCCTTCAGTGGCTCATCGAGGTGGATCGTCCTCTTGTCGACCTCGAACCCCTCCGAGACCAGCCGTTCGGCGATGTCGCCCGCCGTGACCGATCCGAACAGCCGATCATCCTCCCCCGCCTGCATGAACACCGTCACGGAGGCTTTGTTCAGCTTGGCCGCCACCCTCTCCGCCTGGACTCGCAACCGGTCGTGACGGGCCTGCTTGACCCGCTCGCTCTCCATGAAGATGCTAGCGCCCGCGCTGGTCGCCGGGAGGGCCAGCTTGCGGGGAAGCAGGTAGTTCCTGGCGTAGCCGTGCGAGACCGCGACCTTGTCCCCGCGCCGGCCGAGGCCGTCGATCTCCTCCAATAGTATGACTTCCATGGAATCCGCCCTTTCCGAGGCCTCCCAGCCCCTTACTTGTACGACTCCGAGGCGAACGGGATCAG
Encoded here:
- a CDS encoding ABC transporter substrate-binding protein, with the protein product MKRLLGGFLLLGIVLGPLACGQKGGDLVIGEYGSLTGPTATFGKSTNKGIALAIRHANEAGGVGGTMLRVVTEDDQGKPEEAATAVNKLVSQDQVIAVLGEVASSNSLAGAPICQKAGVPMISPSSTNEKVTEVGDFIFRVCFIDPFQGAVMAKFAFQSLGLTRVGILRDLRSDYSIGLAGVFRQTFESLGGTICADESYQQGDVDFRAPLTAILATRPQAIFAPGYYTDVGLIARQARDLGITVPLLGGDGWDSPKLTEIGGKAIDGCFFSNHYSSDDQNPVVQEFIANYRSAYDEVPDAIAALGYDAARLLVHVLTVMHTEDPDAFAVLVGGGAGREKRQAAQRKLRDLIASTRDFPGVTGSITLDERRNALKPAVVLKIENQKYTFVERIAP
- the fusA gene encoding elongation factor G, with the translated sequence MQQQDALSLIRNIGIIAHIDAGKTTTTERILFYTGVTHQIGDVDDGTTQTDWMEQERERGITITSAAITCSWRDHQINIIDTPGHVDFTAEVERSLRVLDGAVAVLDARGGVEPQSEVVWRQADRYRVPRIVFVNKMDRAGADFEAVLKDIREKLGAVPVALNFPVGAEDLFDGVVDVLSGDLIRWKSEDGGAGFDRLPCPESEKGRLEYYRGQLFETLATEDERLLERVLDGAELSSAEVIPVLRAATIRQRLVPVLAGAALRNKGIQPVLDAIVDLLPSPREVLPARGTVPGDGRVEDRSADPAGPLCALVFKTATERDRGRLSYLRVYSGRLAEGQEVWNGARGEGERVARLFRMYAAKRQRLDEASAGDIVAATGLKLTSTGETLTDRGHPLVLEAMDFPEPVVSAALEAREAGDEEKIAHALAKLAGDDPTFRVRFDENTGQRLISGMGELHLEILEERLNSEFNLKVRLGRPQVTYRETIRRSVQSEGLFDRATGGREHYGRVVLSIVPRPRGTGLRFFWALPDERIPEIYQRAIERAVTDAAESGIQWGYPITDVQVELMDGSSHEAYSSELAFRSATLSAFRDGCRRGEPILLEPIMQLEILVPKEFVGNVVNLIAARGGRLLGTQLRGDVHILTAEAPLSRMFGYATDLRSSSQGRATHSMLFSRFDAVEAPESFMA
- a CDS encoding bifunctional nuclease family protein, whose amino-acid sequence is MVEVEVLSLAIDEKNQYPVVILQTLDGSRRLPIWIGPPEASAIAMEVAGKKFQRPLTHDLLLSVLKGLQAKVRRVEICDLKQNTFFAKITIEGQQGQVLSIDARPSDSIALALKAKAKIYAAEELLTDELDRLIQTEGPAKAPEQSDEQRAEELRRFIENLNPKDFGKYTF
- a CDS encoding tetratricopeptide repeat protein, with the protein product MRRLGTIIGPRVGRGMLPFALGCLFGACAILGGVRCASSPSPRESADQEIDDLVLGKVAGREFTVSDMKKKIHWQFRAVGEGMGFGTVKQHREIFEDAIDQLALVAFGERKGLQKEQEFKDILELSRRYVLAERVMQKEVRDKEVPTEEEIQSYFEQNQGDFKIPVRVQIAHVLARTKADAERARARVLRGESVGAVAREMSVDEPSKRNGGVLGWVTATSGAGHLGVVPAINAAAVQLKKGEVSEPVPVGEQWSVIYAIDRTEVQPRSLDAEVRGQILRRVQTRKHNELYDALMARLKKDYGVELMADNWARYARTLLSEDDLFAGAQQETDPAVKVGYYEEVVRRYGDSPRAPQAQFMVGFVRADEQREYRKAREAFEAFLRDYPDHDLAASARWMIENMDKPNPDPRELGSIRSRAGAP
- a CDS encoding 50S ribosomal protein L9, whose amino-acid sequence is MEVILLEEIDGLGRRGDKVAVSHGYARNYLLPRKLALPATSAGASIFMESERVKQARHDRLRVQAERVAAKLNKASVTVFMQAGEDDRLFGSVTAGDIAERLVSEGFEVDKRTIHLDEPLKALGAYNVRVKLHPDVEAKVRVWVKKEGLA